The genomic window TCGACGTGCCCGGCATGCATCCCGCGGTCTACGACGGCGACACCGAACCCGAGGAACGGCAATGGGTCCGGCGGCACGCGGACTACGTGCTCACCAACCCCGACATGCTGCACCACAGCATGCTGGCGCGCCACGAGCAGTGGAGCTCCTACCTGCGCCGGCTGCGCTACGTCGTCGTCGACGAGTGCCACCACTACCGCGGCGTGTTCGGCTCGCACGTTGCGCAGGTGCTGCGCAGGCTGCGCCGGGTCTGCGCCCGGTACGGCAGCACGCCGTCGTTCGTGCTCGCCTCCGCGACGGTGTCGGCACCGGAACGGGCGGCCGAGCGCCTCACCGGCCTGCCCGTCGTCGCGGTGACCGACGACACGTCGCCGCGTGGCTCGACCGCGTTCGCGCTGTGGGAGCCGCCGCTCACCGACCTCACCGGCGAGCACGGTGCGCCCGTCCGCAGGAGCGCGAACGCCGAGGCGGCCGACCTGCTCGCCGATCTCGTCTGCGCGCACGTGCGCACACTGGCGTTCGTCAGGTCGCGCCGCTCGGCCGAGGTCATCGCGGTCGAGGCCCGCCGCCACGTGGCCGCCGCGGTGCCCGAGCTCGGCCCGCGGGTCGCCGCGTACCGCGGCGGCTACCTGCCCGACGAGCGCCGCGAGCTGGAGCGCCGGCTGGCGTCCGGGTCGCTGCTGGGAATGGCCACCACCAACGCGCTCGAGCTGGGCATCGACATCAGCGGGCTCGACGCCGTCCTCGTCGTCGGCTGGCCGGGCACGCGCGCGTCGTTGTGGCAGCAGGTCGGCCGTGCGGGACGCGGCGGCCGGCACGCCCTGGCGATCCTCGTCGCGCGGGACGACCCGCTCGACACGTACCTCGTCCACCATCCCGAGGCGCTCTTCGGGCAGCCGGTCGAGGAGACCGTCCTCGATCCGGACAACCCGTACGTCCTCGCGCCGCACCTGTGCTCCGCGGCCGCCGAACGCCCGCTCACCGACGACGACCTCGTCCTGTTCGGGCCGGCGGCGCCCGCCGTCGTCGAGGAGCTCGAACGCGACGGGCACCTGCGGCGCCGCAGGGCCGGGTGGTTCTGGACCGGTCACGGCAGGCCACACGACCTCGCCGACCTGCGCGGTGCGGGCGGGCCGCCGGTGAGCCTGGTCGAGGAGACGACAGGGCGCCTGCTCGGCACGGTCGACGCCGCGACCGCGCCCGCGCAGGTGCACGACGGCGCGGTGTACCTGCACCAGGGCGAGACATACCTCGTGCGGCAGCTCGACCTCGACGACGCGGTCGCGTTCGTCGAGCGGGCCGAGCCCGACTACACCACGATGGCACGCGAGACGACCGACATCGCGATCATCGGAGTCGGCGAGCGCACGTCCTGGGGCGACGCGGAGCTGTGCGTCGGCACGGTCGAGGTGACCCAGCAGGTGACCGGGTTCCTGCGCCGCAGGCTCCCGACCGGCGAGGTGATCGGCGAGGAACCGCTCGACCTGCCGCCTCGCATGCTCCGGACGCGCGGTGTGGTGGAGCATGCCCGCGTCGGCGATCGAGGCCGGCGGCATCGCGGCGGCCGACCTCCCCGGCGCCGCGCACGCCGCGGAGCACGCCTCGATCGGCCTGCTGCCGCTGTTCGCCACCTGCGACCGGTGGGACATCGGCGGCGTCTCGACCGCGCTGCACGAGGACACCGGGAGGCCGACGGTGTTCGTGTACGACGGACACGCGGGCGGCGCGGGCTTCGCCGAACGCGGCTACGCCGCGGCCGGCGACTGGTTGCGCGCGACGCGGGAGGCCATCGCGTCGTGCGGATGCGAGACCGGCTGCCCGTCCTGCGTACAGTCACCCAAATGCGGCAACGGTAACGAGCCTCTCCACAAGCGGGCGGCGGTTCGCCTGCTCGACCTGCTGCTCGCCGGGCACACTTCTCGTGACCGCTCCGCACCCGACGGCATGTGAAAGGCAGACCCGCGATGGTCGTGCTCGGGCTCATCTTCGTCGTCCTGGCGATCGCGTGCGGTGTGGGCGTCCTGCTCGGCAACGGGAACGCGGTGTCGCCGGAGTGGTACGGCCTGACGCTCGACGGCTTCAGCGTGCTGTCGGTCTACGTGGCGGGACTCGTCACCATGCTCGTGCTGCTGCTCGGTGTGTGGCTGATGCGACGAGGCGTCCGCAGGACCGTGCACGCCCGCAGGACGCGTGGCGGCTCAGCGCCGGCGCGATCTCGCGCGGTGAGCGCCGGCGGCGACGACCCGGCCGAAGACGCCGCGCCGCAGCCCCGCACGTGACCAGAGCACCACGTGGCCGCCGACGAGAAGGAGCACGAGACCCATGGCGACGGGCACGGCCACGTCACCGCGCAGGTTGCCGTAGGCGAGCGGCTCGATGGCCCGGTTCTTGGCCGCCGTGCGCTCGGTGGTCACCGGCGCGACCTTGGGGCGCACGCCGAACGACGGGTACGGGTTGCTGGACGGCAGGCCGTCGTCGGGCCAGCTCGCTCCCGGCACCTGGCCGCCGGGCCCGAGCTCGGGCGTGGGGAACGCGCCTTCGCGTCCACCACCTGTCGATGATCCACCGCGACCGGGGACCTGCCCGGCCGTCGAGCGCTCCCGCGCGGCGGTAGGAACCTCGACGGAGTCCTTGGCCGTGCCCGAGGAGAGGCCACCACCTGGCGCCTGCCGCGTCGCGGCCACCCCGACGGCGGTGCGGCCGCCGGACGCCGGCGCCGTGAGCGTCGCCGAGCACGAGCTGCCGTCGCACGCCTCACCGACGCCGACCTTCTCGGCGCGGTCGCCGACGGCGACGGTGTACGAGGTGAGGTCGGGTTCGGCGCCCTTGCGCCAGTCGACCTTCACCTTGCGGGACGAGACCGCGTCGGCGTCGACGCCCTTCGGCGTCGCCGGCGGCGCCTTGACCACGAACGACGACTCCGACCCGCTGCCGAGCACGAGGACGTTCGCACCGAAGGTGACGGTCCACCTGCCGTTGCGCGCCGGGGTCTGGCGACCGTCCTCGACGCACGAGCCGTCGAAGTCGGGGCACGAGAGCGAGAGGGTGTAGGAAAGGGTCTTGGGGCCGTCGCCCTTCGCCACGGTGACCGGCTTGCTGCCACCGGGTGGGGTCAGGCCGAGCTTGCCGTGCTCGAGCAGCCCGAGCTTGACGCTGATGGTCACCTCGTCGGAGCGGGAGGTGAGGGTGGAGTCGGACACCGAGATGCGTCCCGCCTCCGCCGGCGCGGCGGTGATCACGCTGCCGACGAGGACGGCCGTGGCCGCCACCGGCAGCACGACGCATGCCGCAGCCAGCCTGGCGCGCCAGGTGCGCCCCCCACGCCCTACGAACACGTCCGGTCCTCCCGCTGGGTGCATGGCGTTCGTCGTGGGCAACGACGCCGTGTGCGGCAGGTTACGCCACAGTAGCCATGGCGCGGATGCCGTGAGGTGCTGTGTCACATCCGAAATCACGCATCGTGAGGAGTGGTAACGATGATCACCGGCGTTCACGGACTCATCTACACCGAGGACACCGAGGGCGTGCGTGCGTTCTTCCGCGACGTGCTGGGCTTCGCCCATGTCGACGCGGGAGACGGGTGGCTGATCTTCGCGCTGCCGCCTGCCGAGCTCGGCGTGCATCCGAGCGGGGGCAACGGCGTCGGCAGCGGCGGGCACCAGCTCTTCCTGATGTGCGACGACATCGCGGCGACCGTCGCGGAGCTCGAGGGCCGGGGGGTGACCTTCGCCCAACCACCGACCGACGAGGGCTTCGGCATCGTGGCCGTCATGCGGATCCCCGGTGACGGCACCCTCGGCATCTACCAACCCCATCATCCGACGGCACTCGGCCTCACCCCCTGACCCGTGCGCATCGACACGGCCGAGGCACGCCGCCGGTTCGCCGCCGCCCGGGTGGCCCGACTCGCCTCGGCGGACCCGGACGGACGGCCGCACCTCGTGCCGGTCACCTTCGTGCTCGACGGTGACCGGCTGCTGCACGTCGTCGACGAGAAGCCGAAGCGGAGCAGGGACCTGCGGCGGGTGCGCAACCTCCGCGCCGACCCGCGGGCCGGCATGCTCGCCGACCACTACGACGACGACTGGTCGCACCTGTGGTGGGTGCGTGCCGACGGCGAGGCGACCGTGTCCGACGACGGGGAGCAGATCGCGCGGGCGGTGGACCTGCTGGCGGCCAAGTACCCGCAGTACCACGAGCAGCGGGTGTTCGGCCCGCTCGTGGCGCTCACGGTGCACCGATGGACCGGCTGGGCGGCGGCGCATCAGTAGACCGAGACGTGGACGTGGTCGAGGTGGCGCAGCGTCGGGTTCGACGTGTCACCGCTCGGGTGGCGGTACGCGTGCCAGCCACGCCCTGGCGTCCAGATGCGGTCGCGGTAGATCACGTACTTCACGTGCAACGGTCGCGCGTTGCCGACGACCCAGGAGGCGAGGCGCCAGCCCTTCGCGACCCGGGCCGGGCTCCGCCAGGGCGTGATCATCACGTCGACCGCCCGCCCCGAGTAGTGGTCGCTGCCTGCGATGTGACCGCTGCTGCAGCCACCTGGGCAGTACCCACCGATGTCCGACTCACCGAACTCGGACCGGATCAGGTCGCGGACCCGGCGTGCGCGGGGCGTGAGCCCGTCGGCGCCCATCGGTCCGGCACCGGCGTCACCCTCGACCGTCGACGCGACGGCGAACGGGCCGCCGACGGTCCCGGGCACGGCCCGTGCCCTCGCTCGCGCGTCGCCGAGCCGAGTCAACGCGCCGCCGAGTCGCACCCGCGTCGAGATGTCGGCGACGCCGTTGGACGTCAGGCAGCCGGTGAGCCGGGCGCCGTTGCGCCGTGCCACCTCGGCGGCCGTCCGGCACGGCTCGCCGGCCTTGCCCGTCCACAGGCGGTCGGCCGCCGCCAGTGCGGCGAGGTCGGCCGCCGCCGAGGCGCGGTGCCGCGCGGTCGCCGCCGAGCCGTACAGGCCGACGACCACGGCGACGGCGAGGACCACCGCACCCATCGCGAGCACCCAGATCGACGCGGCGCCGCGTTCCCGGTCGGGTCGCCGAGTCACGGCACGCCACCCGTCGTGGTCGCGTCGTCCTCGACCGCGGCGACCGAGCGCGAGGTCACCCGCATCGCCCGCAGCCCGGCGACCCGCACCGACGCCGCGCACCGCACCTCCGCCATGCCGTCGTCGCGCGCGACGTCGATCGCGGCGCCGCGGGGAGCGGCCGTGGCGGCGGCGGCCACGACCGCGGTCATCGGCTCGCCACGCGCCAGTGCCCGCGCGGCCGACCTCGTCGCGTCGTGACATCGCAGCGATGCGCTCGCGGAGGCGATGACCAGCAGGCCGCAGGCGACGAGCACGAGCAGCGACGGCAGCGCCACCGCGAGCTCGGCCGTGTAGGCGCCGCGTGTGCGCCGGTGCCGATCGGTGCGGCTCACGGGGTCACCTGCATGATCAGCCAGCCCTCACGGACGATCTGGTCGAGCAACTGGTAGACCCGCTGACTGGTCAGCACCTTGACCAGGCAGGTGCCGAAGCCCACCGTGGCGACGCAGCCGACGACGTACTCGGCGGTGGTCATGCCGTCGTCGGAGCCGGCCCCGGGCGGCATCCGCAGGTTCTTCATGTCGACCTCCGGAAGGAATGCCGGCTGTCGGCCGGCCCGAGATCCCGCCCACTCGCGGGATCACCTCGTACGTCGGCACCGGGGCCCGGCGTCTGTAGCCCACCGGCGGGATCTGGGGACAACGCGAACGCGCCGGTGCCCCCGGCGTCGACCGGGGGCACCGACACGAGGTGGACACGACTCACACGAAGGCTTCGACGGCCTTCTGGATGATCGTCCAGATGAGCTCCTGCACCTCTGGAGAGGTCAGCAGCTTGTAGAGGATGCCGGCGAGACCGACGGCGGCGACCGTGCCGACGGCGTACTCTGCCGTCGTCATGCCCGAGTCGCCGCGAGCACGCCGACGGCGAGTCGGCAGCGCACGGGCAGGGCGGGGAACCGGAAGCATGGTACCTCCCGAAAGAGCCGACGACCGGTCGGTGCGGGATGCTCGGAGACGCCGAGCCTCACCCCATGAGTCGGCACGAGCACGGCCGATCCGCAGTCCCACCAACCGATCTGGGGATGCCGCATTGACCACGTATCCCGCCGCCACGGACGACGACCGCCGGCTGCTGCGCACGGCGATCGAGCTGTCACGTCGGTGTCCGGCGTCGGATACCGCGTTCTCCGTCGGCGCGGTCGTGGTCGGCGCGACCGGCGAGGTGCTCGGCACCGGCTACTCGAGGGAGACCGACGCCCACGTCCACGCCGAGGAGGCCGCGCTGGCGAAACTCGGCACGGTGGACGTCGCGGGCGCGACGATCTACAGCTCGCTCGAACCCTGCGGCGCCCGCGCGTCGCGGCCCACCTCCTGCGCCTCGCTCATCGCGGCGAGCGGCATCCGGCGGGTGGTCTTCGCGCTGCGCGAGCCGTCCCTCTTCGTCGAGGGGTGTGGCGCCGAGCTGCTGGTCGACGCGGGCGTGGAGGTCGTCGAGCTGGCCGAGCTCGGCGGCGAGGTGCGCGAGGTGAACGGTCACCTGTTCGGCGCGTGAGGACGTCACGACGGCCGGCGTCACGATCCGCGCACGGATGCCGACAGTACGTAACCGCCCGGCCCGGCGCGCACGCTCGGTCGGTGACGGTCCCGCTGAGCGGCCCGGCGATCGCGAACGGCAGGACATGCCCACCACCCGGTCGGCACCATGAGGCGATGATCCCGGTCGCGCGACGGGGCGTGCCGTGGGTCAGTGCCAGCTGCCTCCGGCGGTCTGGCGACAAAGGGGTGAGTGGCCGTGGGCGAGACGAGGATGCGCGGCCGGCTGCTGGAGCGGGAGACCCATCTCGAGACCCTGTCGGCGGCGGTCGCGGCCGCGCACCTGGGTCGGAGCTCGGCGCTCCTCGTTTCCGGTGAGGCGGGGATCGGCAAGACCAGCCTGATCCGCGCGTTCGTCGAGCGGACCCGTACGCGGGTGCTCCTCGGCGGCTGCGACGACCTCCGCACGTCCCGCACGCTCGGACCTCTGCGCGACGCCGCGCTCGGCTCCGGCGGGCCGCTGGAGCACGCGCTCACGGCGGGCGCCGGTGGCGACGCGGTCTTCGACGCGGTGGCGACGGAGCTGTCGGGTCCTGAGCCGACCGTGCTCGTGGTGGAGGACATCCACTGGGCGGACGACGCCACGATCGACGTCCTGCGCTTCCTCGGCCGCAGGCTCGACCGGCTGCGGACGGTGCTCGTCCTGACGTTCCGCGACGACGCCCTCGATGGCGGACACCCGCTGCGGCACCTGCTGTCCACGGTCGCGCCGGGTCCGGTGTCGCGGCTGGCGCTCGCTCCGCTGTCGCCCGCGGCGGTGGAGACCCTCGCCGCACACTCCGACTGGTCGGCGGCCGAGCTGTACGAGCTCACCCGCGGCAACCCGTTCTACGTGACAGAGGCCGTCGCCACACCCGACGGCGTGGTACCTGCCTCCGTCGTGGACGCCGTCCGGTCGCGGCTCCATCGGCTCGACGCGGCGGGCGTCGCGGTCGTCGAACAGCTCAGCGTGATCCCGTCGCCCATCGACCTGTCGCTCGCCGACGCCCTCGTCGGCGACCGGTGGGACAGGCTGACGGCCGCGGAGGAGGCGGGCGTCCTCGAGTTGCGCGAGAGGGCCGGGGGACCCGCGATCGTGTTCCGGCACGAGATCGCCCGCCGGGCCGTCGAGAGCAGCCTGCCGCACACGAGGCGCCGGTCGCTGAACCGCGCCGTCGTCGACGCGTTGCTCGCCACCGATCGCGAGCCCGACCTGGCGAGGCTCGTCCACCATGCCACCGAGGCCGGAGACGGGAACACGCTGCTGCGGTACGCGCCGCTCGCCGGGAGCCAGGCGGCAGTCGCCGGATCGCACCGGCAGGCGCTGGCGCATTTCGAGGGGGCGTTGCCGTACGCCGACCGGCTCGCCCTCGCGGAACGCGCGGAGCTCGTCGACGCGTACGCGTGGGAGCTGCACATCGCGCACCGCAACGGGGAGGCGGTGCAGGCGGCCTCCGCGGCGGTGGCGCTGCGCGGTGAGGTCGGCGAGCCCGTTCCACTCGTCGAGACGCTCGTCCGCGAGTCGCGCCTGCTGTACATCGCCGGTGACACCGCGGGTGCCATGGCCGCGGTAGCACGGGCGATCGAGGTGGCGCGGCCGACCGGCTCGGTCTCGGCCCTCGCGGTGGCCGAGAGCTACCGCGGCGCGATGCTGACCCTGACGATGGACGCGGAGCAGGCGGTACCCGTCCTCGAGGACGCCCGCCGGCTGGCGGGTGAGGCCGGCCGGACCGACCTCGCCGCCCTGTGCCTCAACTACCTCGGCATCGCCCACTGCGATCTCGGTGAGCGGCGTGGTCTGCTGTGCCTCAGGGACAGCCTGGCGATGGCGACGGGGAACGGTGACCACGAATCGACGGCCCGTGCGTACACGAACCTGGTGGAGGTGCTCTACCGGTACGGCGACCACGACGAGATGAGCGCCGTACTCGACGACGGCCTCACGTTCATGGCCGAACGCGGCTTCTGGTCCCACGCGTACAACCTCGAGGTACACACGGCCCTGCTCCTCACACGGCGCGGAGACCTCACGGGTGCCGAGGAGGGACTGCGAGCGCTCTTCGAAGGAGTGGACGACCCCGGGATGCTGTACGTCTACAGCGCTCCGGCACTGGGACGACTGCTGGCAAGGCAGGGTGATCCCGAGGCCGGCCCGCTGCTCGCGGCCGCGTGGGAGCGGGCATGCCGGCAGCGGTCGATGCCGGGCTACGCGTACGCCGCGATCGCGTACGCCGAATGGGCATGGCTGCAGGACCGGCTCGACGTGGCGACGACGATTGCCGACGCCATGCGACGCCGACCGCTGCCTCCCGGAGCGGAACGGCTCCGTGCGGAGCTCGGCTGCTACCTGGCCCGCGCTGGTGCCGGCGGCGAGCTGCCGTCCGACGGATGCACCGACTGGTGGACCACCACGACGCGCGGCGACTGGCGCGCCGCCGCGGCGGGCTGGGCGGAGGACGGCGACCCGTACGAGCGTGCGCTCGCCCTCACGGACTCGGGCGAGGCCGAGCCGATGCTGGAGGCCCTGCGCATCCTCGACGCGCTCGGCACCGCGGCGACGGCCGCGATGGTGCGAAGTCGCCTCAAGCTCCTCGGCGTGCGGCACATCCCGCGA from Streptosporangiales bacterium includes these protein-coding regions:
- a CDS encoding extradiol dioxygenase, giving the protein MITGVHGLIYTEDTEGVRAFFRDVLGFAHVDAGDGWLIFALPPAELGVHPSGGNGVGSGGHQLFLMCDDIAATVAELEGRGVTFAQPPTDEGFGIVAVMRIPGDGTLGIYQPHHPTALGLTP
- a CDS encoding TIGR03668 family PPOX class F420-dependent oxidoreductase → MRIDTAEARRRFAAARVARLASADPDGRPHLVPVTFVLDGDRLLHVVDEKPKRSRDLRRVRNLRADPRAGMLADHYDDDWSHLWWVRADGEATVSDDGEQIARAVDLLAAKYPQYHEQRVFGPLVALTVHRWTGWAAAHQ
- a CDS encoding DUF4244 domain-containing protein, with amino-acid sequence MPPGAGSDDGMTTAEYVVGCVATVGFGTCLVKVLTSQRVYQLLDQIVREGWLIMQVTP
- a CDS encoding DUF4244 domain-containing protein; protein product: MLPVPRPARALPTRRRRARGDSGMTTAEYAVGTVAAVGLAGILYKLLTSPEVQELIWTIIQKAVEAFV
- a CDS encoding dCMP deaminase — protein: MVPPERADDRSVRDARRRRASPHESARARPIRSPTNRSGDAALTTYPAATDDDRRLLRTAIELSRRCPASDTAFSVGAVVVGATGEVLGTGYSRETDAHVHAEEAALAKLGTVDVAGATIYSSLEPCGARASRPTSCASLIAASGIRRVVFALREPSLFVEGCGAELLVDAGVEVVELAELGGEVREVNGHLFGA
- a CDS encoding AAA family ATPase, translated to MGETRMRGRLLERETHLETLSAAVAAAHLGRSSALLVSGEAGIGKTSLIRAFVERTRTRVLLGGCDDLRTSRTLGPLRDAALGSGGPLEHALTAGAGGDAVFDAVATELSGPEPTVLVVEDIHWADDATIDVLRFLGRRLDRLRTVLVLTFRDDALDGGHPLRHLLSTVAPGPVSRLALAPLSPAAVETLAAHSDWSAAELYELTRGNPFYVTEAVATPDGVVPASVVDAVRSRLHRLDAAGVAVVEQLSVIPSPIDLSLADALVGDRWDRLTAAEEAGVLELRERAGGPAIVFRHEIARRAVESSLPHTRRRSLNRAVVDALLATDREPDLARLVHHATEAGDGNTLLRYAPLAGSQAAVAGSHRQALAHFEGALPYADRLALAERAELVDAYAWELHIAHRNGEAVQAASAAVALRGEVGEPVPLVETLVRESRLLYIAGDTAGAMAAVARAIEVARPTGSVSALAVAESYRGAMLTLTMDAEQAVPVLEDARRLAGEAGRTDLAALCLNYLGIAHCDLGERRGLLCLRDSLAMATGNGDHESTARAYTNLVEVLYRYGDHDEMSAVLDDGLTFMAERGFWSHAYNLEVHTALLLTRRGDLTGAEEGLRALFEGVDDPGMLYVYSAPALGRLLARQGDPEAGPLLAAAWERACRQRSMPGYAYAAIAYAEWAWLQDRLDVATTIADAMRRRPLPPGAERLRAELGCYLARAGAGGELPSDGCTDWWTTTTRGDWRAAAAGWAEDGDPYERALALTDSGEAEPMLEALRILDALGTAATAAMVRSRLKLLGVRHIPRGARPSTRTNPAGLTTRQVEVLELLAQGLTNAEIAQRLVVSVRTVDHHVSAVLAKLGTVSRRRAATVARDLGLLPGKDQPLPA